The following are from one region of the Polyangiaceae bacterium genome:
- a CDS encoding diguanylate cyclase has translation MSRLALLGARASAAGFFVYDEERGARWAAHAGELNDPESEPELAHCCLEVLRHGQALDATDSKGRAIAVRPVCETQGGCTVAAFIRTDSQGFEQRARQCLDDVVESASKEVRLMLSSSQLAVLVDHMNAGVLFEGADRRGQMVNREFCALFGMLPTDAVGLFGGGLLAKARGFFESPGEFVRSTNRALRRGEAKRGERFATRDGRWLERDYVPISMPHGNDGHLWLFRDVTHELEAEVGLLERNAWLRLLVVLAEMASSTTDEHTTLVRASALICEHARWLGGRVAMPSDEQPIVRQATESAEVCWEHSRQNLGRTLRAQRARTHLACPIRMSGEVARVLVFELEGHVTPRSSTLEALTVVANTLGQSLARLRREQEMREQSLVDPLTTMYNRRGFMLLGQQQLKLAARQKGSLVVFFMDLNGLKTINDQHGHDVGDQAICDAAVVLKACFRSTDIVARLAGDEYCVLSVDLEQSDIPNVLSRLSAQLEGFNQHETRRYELSMSVGYAVFDSDEQSTIHDLLRTADQDMYRNKQAHKRRLRESLRAEALKARAS, from the coding sequence TTGTCGAGGCTCGCGCTGCTCGGGGCTCGGGCATCGGCAGCGGGCTTTTTCGTCTACGACGAGGAGCGCGGTGCGCGCTGGGCCGCGCACGCCGGCGAGCTGAACGACCCTGAGAGCGAGCCAGAGCTGGCGCACTGCTGCCTGGAGGTGCTCAGGCACGGGCAGGCGCTGGACGCGACCGACTCCAAGGGTCGAGCTATCGCGGTGCGTCCGGTGTGCGAGACCCAAGGCGGCTGCACGGTCGCCGCATTTATCCGCACGGATTCTCAAGGCTTCGAGCAACGTGCACGGCAGTGCCTGGACGACGTCGTAGAGAGCGCAAGCAAGGAAGTGCGCTTGATGCTATCGAGTTCGCAGCTTGCGGTGCTCGTGGATCACATGAACGCTGGGGTGCTGTTCGAAGGTGCGGACCGACGCGGGCAGATGGTGAACCGCGAGTTCTGTGCGCTCTTCGGGATGCTTCCGACCGACGCGGTGGGGTTGTTCGGCGGCGGGCTCCTGGCAAAGGCGCGCGGCTTCTTCGAGTCGCCAGGTGAATTCGTGCGCTCTACGAATCGCGCTTTGCGACGTGGAGAAGCCAAGCGAGGCGAGCGTTTTGCAACCCGAGATGGCCGCTGGCTGGAGCGCGACTACGTCCCCATCTCCATGCCGCACGGCAATGACGGGCACCTGTGGCTGTTTCGGGACGTAACCCATGAACTCGAGGCAGAGGTTGGGTTGTTGGAGCGCAACGCCTGGCTCAGGCTGCTGGTCGTTCTCGCCGAAATGGCGAGCTCGACTACCGACGAACACACGACTCTCGTGCGAGCTAGCGCGCTGATCTGTGAACACGCGCGTTGGCTAGGTGGGCGTGTGGCCATGCCCAGCGACGAGCAGCCGATTGTGCGCCAGGCGACCGAGAGCGCAGAGGTTTGCTGGGAACATTCACGACAGAACCTTGGTCGCACGCTACGTGCCCAAAGAGCGCGCACCCATTTGGCGTGTCCGATCAGAATGTCTGGCGAGGTCGCACGTGTCCTGGTTTTCGAGCTAGAGGGTCACGTCACACCTCGAAGCTCGACCTTGGAGGCACTAACCGTCGTAGCGAATACCCTCGGCCAAAGCCTCGCGCGGTTGCGACGCGAACAAGAGATGCGCGAGCAGTCACTGGTTGACCCCTTGACCACGATGTACAACCGACGCGGCTTCATGCTGCTCGGCCAGCAACAGCTCAAGCTTGCCGCACGGCAAAAGGGTTCGCTGGTCGTCTTTTTCATGGACCTCAACGGCTTGAAGACGATCAACGACCAGCACGGACACGACGTCGGGGATCAGGCGATTTGCGACGCCGCTGTGGTGCTCAAGGCATGCTTTCGCTCCACCGACATCGTTGCGCGGCTTGCTGGCGACGAATACTGCGTGCTCTCCGTCGACCTCGAACAATCGGACATACCGAATGTGCTCAGTCGCCTTTCAGCGCAACTCGAGGGCTTCAATCAGCACGAGACTCGCCGCTACGAACTCTCGATGAGCGTGGGGTACGCCGTCTTCGATAGCGACGAACAGTCCACGATTCACGATCTACTGCGCACGGCGGACCAAGATATGTATCGCAACAAGCAGGCTCACAAACGCCGCCTGCGCGAGTCCTTGCGAGCCGAAGCGCTCAAGGCTCGAGCGTCATGA
- a CDS encoding DUF2314 domain-containing protein — MAEATARAQATFKYLWRELTWEYRRIVPGLELSAVKAAFSDPGGTEVEHMWLSDISFDGDVVEATLLNSPHHLETIQEGDRFQLTLRELEDWMYVMGGRLYGGFTIQALRSQMPPGERKAHDQAWGFDFPPPERVELVPDWDNRAKPSALGRLFGKTSPAPESDPDREHPMSENMAPSLEQAIAGNREAFFSLGEDGLNTLHSLALGGSAAGVRVLLAHGADPSVKTANTGRTARDLAEMMGWPRVVELLRAAENAN; from the coding sequence ATGGCAGAAGCCACCGCTCGCGCCCAGGCGACCTTCAAATACCTGTGGCGCGAGCTGACCTGGGAGTACCGCCGCATCGTCCCCGGGCTCGAGCTCTCCGCGGTCAAGGCGGCATTCAGTGATCCCGGAGGAACCGAGGTGGAGCATATGTGGCTCTCCGACATCTCCTTCGACGGTGACGTCGTTGAAGCGACGCTGCTGAACTCGCCCCACCACCTCGAGACGATCCAGGAAGGCGACCGCTTCCAGCTGACGCTTCGCGAGCTGGAGGACTGGATGTACGTGATGGGAGGACGCCTCTACGGTGGCTTCACGATTCAGGCGCTGCGAAGTCAAATGCCCCCTGGTGAGCGCAAAGCCCACGACCAGGCTTGGGGCTTCGACTTCCCGCCACCAGAGCGCGTCGAGCTGGTTCCCGACTGGGACAACCGAGCCAAACCGAGCGCGCTCGGGCGGCTGTTTGGCAAAACCTCTCCTGCTCCGGAGAGTGACCCAGACCGCGAACATCCGATGTCCGAGAACATGGCGCCCTCGCTCGAGCAGGCCATCGCCGGCAATCGCGAGGCGTTCTTCAGCCTCGGCGAAGACGGATTGAACACCCTCCACAGCCTCGCACTGGGAGGCAGCGCCGCCGGCGTGCGCGTGTTGCTCGCCCACGGCGCCGATCCCAGCGTCAAGACCGCCAACACCGGCCGCACCGCACGAGACCTCGCGGAAATGATGGGCTGGCCTCGCGTGGTGGAGCTGCTACGGGCGGCGGAGAACGCGAACTAG
- a CDS encoding shikimate dehydrogenase: MHNAGYRELGLAFSYVPFALDEAQLGDALSGMRALGIRGFGVSMPFKLSIMPLLDEIDPLAGAIGAVNTVVNEEGRLVGHNTDARGALRALEEVESVKGRQVLVLGAGGAARAVAFGLSEAGARVIIVNRNHEKARELVTELQSARSHSSESAQALESAEALELEQALERRPHIVVNATSVGMENNPGLPIPAESVPDAALVMDIVYKPLVTPWLERCRERGNRVIHGGRMLLHQAARQFELYTQREAPLTAMDRALREYV; this comes from the coding sequence ATGCACAACGCGGGTTACCGCGAGCTTGGACTGGCGTTCAGCTATGTGCCGTTTGCGCTCGATGAAGCGCAGCTGGGTGACGCCTTGAGCGGAATGCGGGCGCTGGGGATCCGAGGCTTCGGGGTGTCGATGCCCTTCAAGCTCTCGATCATGCCGCTGCTCGATGAGATCGATCCTCTCGCGGGCGCGATCGGCGCCGTGAACACGGTGGTGAACGAAGAGGGCCGGCTCGTCGGCCACAACACCGATGCTCGGGGAGCGTTGCGGGCGCTCGAGGAAGTCGAAAGCGTGAAGGGGCGCCAGGTGCTCGTGCTGGGAGCAGGAGGCGCGGCGCGGGCCGTGGCGTTCGGGCTATCCGAGGCGGGCGCCCGGGTGATCATCGTGAACCGCAACCACGAGAAGGCACGGGAGCTCGTGACAGAACTGCAATCGGCGCGGTCGCACTCGTCCGAGTCAGCGCAGGCTCTCGAGTCAGCTGAGGCGCTTGAGTTGGAGCAGGCGCTCGAACGCCGACCCCACATCGTCGTAAACGCCACGTCTGTCGGCATGGAGAACAACCCGGGGCTACCAATCCCCGCGGAAAGCGTGCCTGACGCTGCGCTGGTCATGGACATCGTCTACAAGCCACTTGTTACTCCGTGGCTCGAGCGTTGCCGGGAGCGTGGCAATCGGGTGATCCACGGCGGACGCATGCTGCTGCATCAGGCGGCTCGACAGTTCGAACTCTACACCCAGCGAGAAGCGCCGCTCACGGCGATGGATCGCGCGCTGAGAGAATACGTTTGA
- a CDS encoding redoxin domain-containing protein has translation MQFRIGFGSALTLAACALTVACGAPSEPVKAPEDSQPVLFPEGMDPDAPQSAGWLGAELALAAPDEPGVRVAAVLPRSPAARAGLQAQDVIMSIDGETMNSPDAVVMKIKGAGAGKRVAFGVRRAGKDRLLAVTLGERPSEGQLVEQAYVGAKAPDFQGLVGVQGQVPASIGGYRGKVVLVEFWADWCMVCRMLVPTMKQWHRRWAGQGVEILAITTDTLDVAVRSSVEQELDYAVAADLHGKTSVAYHAYALPSVFLIDQQGVVRDLMVGFDERKIAELERTVDALLAGAPQAPAAGPEGLAP, from the coding sequence ATGCAGTTTCGCATCGGCTTCGGGTCTGCGCTGACACTCGCGGCTTGTGCGTTGACGGTTGCGTGCGGCGCCCCGAGCGAGCCGGTGAAGGCCCCTGAGGATTCGCAGCCTGTGCTGTTTCCCGAGGGAATGGATCCTGACGCTCCCCAGAGTGCTGGCTGGCTTGGCGCTGAGCTAGCACTCGCCGCTCCCGATGAACCGGGCGTGAGGGTGGCGGCCGTGCTCCCCAGATCGCCTGCCGCTCGCGCAGGGCTTCAGGCGCAGGATGTCATCATGAGCATCGATGGCGAGACCATGAATAGCCCGGATGCGGTGGTCATGAAGATCAAAGGCGCAGGCGCGGGAAAGCGAGTCGCCTTTGGTGTGCGGAGGGCGGGCAAGGATCGTCTGCTCGCTGTGACCCTGGGAGAGCGCCCAAGTGAAGGTCAGCTCGTGGAGCAGGCGTACGTAGGCGCGAAGGCTCCGGACTTTCAAGGTCTCGTCGGCGTGCAGGGGCAGGTTCCCGCGAGCATCGGTGGCTACCGTGGGAAGGTCGTGCTGGTCGAGTTCTGGGCTGACTGGTGCATGGTCTGCCGCATGCTTGTTCCGACAATGAAACAATGGCACCGACGTTGGGCCGGCCAGGGAGTGGAGATCCTCGCCATCACCACTGACACGCTGGATGTCGCTGTGCGCTCCAGCGTGGAGCAGGAGCTCGACTATGCGGTGGCTGCGGATCTCCACGGAAAGACGTCCGTGGCATATCACGCGTACGCGCTGCCTTCTGTGTTTTTGATCGACCAACAGGGTGTGGTGAGGGATCTCATGGTGGGCTTTGACGAGCGCAAGATCGCCGAGCTGGAGCGCACCGTTGATGCGTTGCTGGCAGGCGCTCCCCAGGCTCCCGCCGCAGGTCCTGAGGGCCTCGCGCCTTGA
- a CDS encoding S8 family serine peptidase, translating to MKRAFWLVALSCAFASTSAVAQISAPGALRQLGDADFLRVAATSLGRAEPRVPVVILHPERWADDAPLTAVSAQYSSAWLTPGEVTALQQAHGDWRIEWAPPRHVLLDKAALWTRSVEFRAETGRAGAGAVVGVIDTGIDTKHPDFQNLDGSTRIAWLLDFSRNPAGLHPDLEDSYGCTSLTPCAVYSAEDLNAAKDAGKTLSSDGFGHGTHVTSLAAGNGFSTDPSRFIGVAPEAKLIIVRGDRGASGSFYDADILLGTRFVFERAQEMGLPAVLNLSLGSDFGAHDGTSALEQGLAEFVGDEFPGRAIVVAAGNSGAVYNGLSARYPDPWGPHTEVHVPHASSVRVPVVTPKGSKDKTSARVYIWITSRPGDELEVGLDDSEGEWIPPLEFGRAAAFKQDELTVTIFNGDRSLESPLTIPNAAVVVLDGTWKAGETFALRLEGHGSAVIWLQSDGDLSPSAGSVGALVPRAMKEGTVNLPGSHPELIAVGATINRLSWPTRDGATIKVSSLGSVENPPSDGTAYFSSAGPNAVGVMKPDISAPGAFVAGAMSSLADPGRTNNTGIFSGAGVCSSGADCLVIDDYHAVTSGTSMAAPQVTGAVALLLEGDPSLTQSRVRALLQAGARPLEGLVPLPQQMGAGGLDTLGALEAQLLEGGVQGEQADPDGSRSWMNVAASFAHPDPAWPFDVYLELRTASGHLADRVSNADLELVVGNGKQTDQLTRVAPGLWRARVAASAGTGGKQLGLNVKFQGETLMSRSLPIAVDPHLVGTTPRARGGCQLAPSGPGSGGLWLVAASLVLGWRRRYSMSTK from the coding sequence TTGAAGCGCGCGTTCTGGTTGGTCGCGCTGAGTTGCGCGTTCGCGAGCACGAGTGCAGTAGCGCAGATCTCCGCTCCCGGCGCCCTGCGGCAGCTCGGCGACGCGGACTTTCTGCGCGTCGCCGCCACGTCTCTCGGACGAGCAGAGCCTCGGGTGCCGGTGGTCATTCTCCACCCAGAGCGTTGGGCAGACGACGCGCCCCTAACTGCTGTGAGCGCCCAATACTCGAGCGCGTGGCTCACACCCGGCGAGGTCACGGCGTTGCAGCAGGCGCATGGGGATTGGCGCATCGAGTGGGCGCCACCTCGCCACGTGTTGCTCGACAAGGCGGCGCTGTGGACCCGTTCTGTGGAGTTTCGCGCGGAAACGGGACGCGCTGGGGCTGGCGCAGTCGTTGGCGTGATCGACACTGGCATTGACACCAAGCACCCTGATTTCCAGAACCTCGATGGGTCGACCCGCATCGCCTGGCTACTCGACTTTTCGCGTAACCCTGCCGGGCTACATCCGGACTTGGAAGACAGCTATGGCTGCACCAGCTTGACTCCCTGCGCGGTGTACTCGGCCGAAGATCTGAACGCTGCGAAGGATGCGGGCAAGACGCTGTCGAGTGATGGGTTCGGTCACGGCACTCACGTGACCTCCCTCGCTGCGGGGAACGGCTTCTCCACGGACCCGAGTCGCTTCATCGGTGTCGCTCCCGAGGCGAAGCTGATCATCGTGCGCGGGGATCGCGGTGCGAGTGGATCGTTCTACGACGCTGACATTCTGCTCGGCACTCGCTTCGTGTTTGAGCGCGCTCAGGAGATGGGCTTGCCTGCGGTGCTCAATCTCAGCTTGGGCTCCGACTTCGGCGCCCATGACGGCACGTCCGCTCTTGAGCAAGGGCTAGCCGAGTTTGTCGGCGACGAGTTCCCTGGGCGGGCGATCGTTGTTGCCGCAGGGAATAGCGGTGCGGTCTACAATGGGTTATCCGCGCGCTATCCTGACCCATGGGGCCCGCACACCGAGGTACACGTTCCCCACGCCTCGAGCGTGCGTGTGCCCGTGGTCACGCCCAAGGGCAGCAAAGACAAGACATCCGCGCGGGTGTACATCTGGATCACCTCACGTCCAGGAGACGAACTCGAAGTTGGCTTGGACGACTCCGAGGGGGAGTGGATCCCACCGCTCGAATTCGGGCGCGCTGCGGCGTTCAAGCAGGACGAGCTGACCGTCACCATCTTCAACGGCGATCGCAGCTTGGAGAGCCCGCTCACCATCCCGAACGCCGCGGTGGTCGTGCTCGACGGGACTTGGAAAGCCGGAGAGACGTTCGCGCTGCGCTTGGAGGGACACGGTTCTGCCGTGATTTGGCTGCAGTCGGACGGCGACTTGTCACCCAGCGCTGGCAGCGTCGGGGCTCTGGTCCCGCGCGCGATGAAAGAGGGGACCGTCAATCTGCCGGGCTCCCACCCGGAGTTGATCGCCGTGGGAGCGACGATCAATCGCTTGTCCTGGCCCACCCGCGACGGAGCGACGATCAAGGTTTCGAGCCTCGGCTCCGTCGAGAACCCTCCGAGCGACGGCACGGCGTACTTCTCTTCGGCGGGGCCGAACGCTGTTGGGGTCATGAAGCCCGACATCAGCGCGCCCGGCGCCTTCGTGGCGGGCGCCATGAGCAGCCTTGCGGATCCTGGGCGCACGAACAACACGGGGATCTTCTCTGGAGCCGGAGTTTGCTCGTCGGGTGCTGACTGCTTGGTGATTGATGATTACCACGCGGTAACGAGCGGGACGAGCATGGCCGCTCCACAAGTCACCGGTGCCGTTGCGCTGCTCCTGGAAGGTGACCCAAGCCTGACGCAGTCCCGGGTCCGCGCCTTGCTGCAAGCGGGCGCCCGTCCCCTGGAAGGGCTGGTTCCGCTCCCGCAGCAGATGGGAGCTGGTGGGCTTGATACCCTCGGCGCCCTCGAGGCTCAGCTCCTAGAAGGCGGAGTGCAGGGCGAGCAAGCAGACCCCGACGGGAGTCGAAGCTGGATGAACGTCGCGGCTTCGTTTGCGCATCCGGACCCGGCGTGGCCTTTCGACGTCTACCTCGAGTTGCGCACTGCAAGCGGGCACCTGGCGGATCGCGTCTCCAACGCTGATCTCGAACTCGTGGTGGGAAATGGCAAACAGACGGACCAGTTGACCCGTGTCGCACCCGGGCTGTGGCGGGCGCGCGTCGCGGCCTCCGCGGGTACTGGTGGCAAGCAGCTCGGGTTGAATGTGAAATTCCAAGGGGAAACTCTCATGTCGCGGTCGCTCCCCATCGCGGTGGACCCGCACCTGGTTGGGACCACGCCGCGTGCGCGAGGTGGATGTCAGCTCGCCCCCAGCGGACCTGGCTCTGGTGGGCTATGGCTGGTCGCCGCCTCCTTGGTGTTAGGCTGGCGCCGCCGCTACTCCATGTCGACCAAGTAG
- a CDS encoding fumarylacetoacetate hydrolase family protein: MRLATRQNGTRDGALMLVDSSGERFAPATQIAPTLQAALDDWDALSPKLGELSRALEAGKLETQALDPKQLMAPLPRAYEWVDGSAYINHIVLVRKARGAEPPETLKTDPLVYQGGSGVLLSPTQDIELPDAGWGLDFEAEVCVILGDTPRGVKAADAGKYVKLMMLANDVTFRNLIPPELAKGFGFFTSKPATGFSPFAITPDELGDAFKDGRVHLRLRSTLNGKLVGDPEAGPEMHFSFFELIQHITKTRAYTAGTILGSGTVSNSDRARGISCLAEARMIETIEEGKPKTSFMQVGDKIEIEMLNQSGKSLFGRIAQQVVSA, encoded by the coding sequence ATGAGATTGGCAACTCGCCAGAACGGCACCCGCGATGGCGCGCTGATGTTGGTGGATTCGAGCGGTGAGCGTTTCGCTCCAGCCACGCAGATCGCACCGACCTTGCAGGCTGCGCTGGATGACTGGGACGCGCTCTCCCCAAAGCTCGGGGAGCTCTCGCGCGCGCTCGAGGCCGGCAAGCTCGAGACGCAAGCGCTCGATCCGAAGCAACTCATGGCCCCGCTGCCGCGGGCCTATGAGTGGGTAGACGGTTCGGCCTACATCAACCACATCGTTCTCGTGCGGAAAGCGCGGGGGGCTGAGCCGCCCGAGACGTTGAAGACCGACCCCCTCGTGTATCAAGGTGGCTCCGGAGTGCTCCTCTCCCCCACTCAAGACATCGAGCTGCCGGACGCGGGTTGGGGCTTGGACTTCGAGGCTGAGGTTTGCGTGATCCTCGGGGATACACCTCGTGGCGTGAAGGCCGCGGACGCTGGCAAGTACGTCAAGCTGATGATGCTGGCCAACGACGTGACCTTCCGCAACTTGATCCCGCCGGAGCTCGCGAAGGGGTTCGGCTTCTTCACCTCCAAGCCGGCCACTGGCTTCTCTCCCTTTGCCATCACTCCAGACGAACTCGGCGACGCTTTCAAGGATGGGCGGGTGCACCTGCGCTTGCGCTCGACCCTCAACGGGAAGCTGGTTGGTGATCCCGAGGCGGGGCCGGAGATGCACTTCAGCTTCTTCGAGTTGATCCAGCACATCACCAAGACACGGGCCTATACGGCCGGTACGATCCTGGGGAGCGGCACCGTCTCCAATAGCGATCGAGCGCGAGGGATCTCTTGCCTCGCGGAAGCGAGGATGATCGAAACGATTGAGGAAGGGAAGCCGAAGACTTCCTTCATGCAGGTGGGAGACAAGATCGAGATCGAGATGCTCAATCAAAGCGGCAAGAGCTTGTTTGGGCGCATCGCGCAGCAGGTGGTGAGCGCGTGA
- the maiA gene encoding maleylacetoacetate isomerase, translating into MKLYGYWRSSCSWRVRIALALKGADFEAVPVHLVKDGGQHKQVSYREKNPMQQVPFLEFDSPQRLASGLELHGLAQSVAIIEYLDELLPQPPLVGTSAVERARVRWLTEMINSGIQPLQNLFVMQELSRVAPAVDSKAWSASFIERGLAALETTAGGADSRFLVGNMPSMADICLVPQLYNARRFSLDLSAYPRLCAIEAACFELEAFKLSHPDQQPDAET; encoded by the coding sequence GTGAAACTCTACGGCTACTGGCGTAGTAGCTGTTCCTGGCGGGTGCGCATCGCACTTGCGCTCAAGGGTGCGGACTTCGAGGCCGTGCCGGTGCACCTGGTCAAGGACGGCGGGCAGCACAAGCAGGTGAGCTACCGCGAAAAGAACCCGATGCAGCAGGTGCCCTTTCTCGAGTTCGACTCGCCGCAGCGCTTGGCGTCCGGGCTCGAGCTGCACGGTCTGGCACAGTCGGTCGCGATCATCGAGTACCTCGATGAGCTGCTCCCGCAGCCGCCGCTGGTCGGTACCTCTGCGGTGGAGCGTGCGCGAGTTCGCTGGCTGACGGAGATGATCAACTCCGGAATTCAACCGCTGCAGAACCTGTTCGTGATGCAGGAGCTGAGCCGTGTCGCTCCCGCAGTGGATAGCAAAGCCTGGTCTGCCAGCTTCATCGAGCGAGGACTTGCTGCCCTCGAGACGACTGCGGGCGGAGCGGACTCGCGTTTCCTTGTGGGAAATATGCCTAGCATGGCGGACATCTGTCTCGTGCCGCAGCTGTATAACGCGCGCCGCTTCAGCCTAGATTTGTCTGCTTACCCGCGGCTGTGTGCGATCGAAGCCGCGTGTTTCGAGCTCGAGGCGTTCAAGCTGAGCCACCCGGATCAGCAGCCGGACGCGGAAACGTGA
- the hppD gene encoding 4-hydroxyphenylpyruvate dioxygenase → MAKVESLGIKRVDSVHYYVRDLERSQRFYVDYMDFEELGQSSPELEAEGKQRSMVFRAGDCVVMCSTPLGEGGRAQRYLKKHPDGIGTVIFEVEDVEKAFRMLEERGGTPISEVRWFDEDGKRLGTFSITTPFGDTTFRFVERQGYTKIYPGMLPHTSPKGGKNRFGFGHFDHITSNFQTMKPALLWMEYVMGFEQFWDVQFHTEDVSEGRSSGSGLRSIVMNDPKSGVKFANNEPWRPFFKNSQINIFNEDHRGDGVQHLAITCKDIVTAVRDLRANGVQFMPTPGAYYDALPERLKKIGVGSIDEEIDLLRELEVLVDGDHDHAYMLQIFLKDSAGLYGAADAGPFFYEIIQRKGDQGFGAGNFRALFESIEREQTGRP, encoded by the coding sequence ATGGCAAAGGTCGAATCACTGGGAATCAAGCGTGTCGACTCCGTGCACTACTACGTGCGTGACTTGGAGCGCAGCCAGCGCTTCTACGTCGACTACATGGATTTCGAGGAGCTGGGCCAGAGCAGCCCAGAGCTCGAAGCCGAAGGCAAGCAGCGCTCCATGGTGTTCCGCGCTGGGGACTGCGTCGTGATGTGCTCCACGCCCCTGGGTGAAGGCGGACGAGCCCAGCGCTATCTCAAGAAGCACCCCGACGGAATCGGCACGGTCATCTTCGAGGTTGAAGACGTGGAGAAGGCCTTCCGCATGCTGGAGGAGCGCGGGGGCACGCCGATCAGCGAGGTGCGCTGGTTCGATGAAGACGGAAAGCGACTCGGGACCTTCTCCATCACCACACCTTTCGGCGATACGACCTTCCGCTTCGTCGAACGCCAGGGCTACACCAAGATCTACCCAGGTATGCTCCCCCACACCTCACCGAAGGGCGGCAAGAATCGCTTCGGATTTGGGCACTTCGACCACATCACGTCCAACTTCCAAACCATGAAGCCCGCCTTGCTCTGGATGGAGTACGTGATGGGCTTCGAGCAGTTCTGGGACGTGCAGTTCCACACGGAAGACGTGTCCGAGGGACGCTCCTCAGGCAGCGGGTTGCGCTCGATCGTGATGAACGATCCGAAGAGCGGCGTGAAGTTCGCCAACAACGAGCCGTGGCGCCCCTTCTTCAAGAACTCCCAGATCAACATCTTCAACGAAGATCACCGCGGCGACGGTGTGCAGCACCTGGCGATCACCTGCAAAGACATCGTGACCGCGGTGCGTGATCTGCGGGCCAACGGCGTACAGTTCATGCCGACTCCAGGCGCCTACTACGATGCGTTGCCCGAGCGCTTGAAGAAGATTGGCGTGGGCTCCATCGACGAAGAAATCGACTTGCTCCGTGAGCTCGAGGTGCTGGTGGACGGCGATCACGACCACGCCTACATGCTGCAAATCTTCCTCAAGGACTCGGCCGGGCTCTACGGTGCAGCTGACGCCGGGCCCTTCTTCTACGAGATCATTCAGCGCAAGGGCGACCAAGGCTTCGGCGCAGGGAACTTCCGCGCCCTGTTCGAGAGCATCGAGCGCGAACAGACGGGCAGGCCCTGA
- a CDS encoding homogentisate 1,2-dioxygenase: MLDRQIRGEVPKKHHIQMRLSNGDLAFEECFTRDGFDGPYTILYHQKRPHTQRIAEVAHGWHLPEPVAPRALAKRHYKSFDLKVPGGASVDARVPLLFNKDVSLGICKPTQADPVYFADADADQLIFVFEGAGELVSQYGKLRFAKNDYLFIPRSVVHRLVPDPGVNQYWLTMELNGGLHLPKQWRNEVGQLRMDAPYCHRDFQLPEFVGPTDEGIRKLLIKRGGQFHGFEYIDNPLDVIGWDGSVYPWVFPILNFQPRAGLVHLPPTWHGTFACRGGLICSFVPRLVDFHPEAIPCPYPHSSVDVDEFLFYCDGNFTSRRGILPGSISHHPAGIAHGPHPGAYEASIGSERTNELAVMLDVLEPLQPTAAALNIEDPGYQDSFI; this comes from the coding sequence ATGCTGGATCGGCAGATCCGCGGGGAAGTACCGAAGAAGCACCACATTCAGATGCGCCTCAGTAACGGCGATCTGGCGTTCGAAGAGTGCTTCACCCGAGACGGCTTTGACGGGCCGTACACCATTCTGTATCACCAGAAGCGTCCCCACACTCAGCGGATCGCCGAAGTGGCCCACGGCTGGCACCTGCCAGAGCCCGTGGCGCCGCGCGCGCTAGCGAAGCGGCACTACAAGTCCTTCGATCTGAAGGTGCCGGGTGGGGCCAGTGTGGACGCCCGAGTTCCGCTGCTGTTCAACAAGGACGTATCCTTGGGGATCTGCAAGCCCACGCAAGCGGATCCAGTCTATTTCGCAGACGCCGATGCAGATCAGCTGATCTTCGTTTTTGAGGGGGCCGGCGAGCTAGTCAGCCAGTACGGCAAGCTGCGCTTCGCCAAGAACGACTACCTGTTCATCCCGCGCTCGGTGGTTCACCGTCTGGTCCCCGACCCGGGAGTCAACCAATACTGGCTCACGATGGAGCTGAACGGCGGCCTCCACCTACCAAAGCAGTGGCGCAACGAAGTCGGGCAGCTGCGCATGGATGCCCCATATTGCCACCGGGATTTTCAACTGCCGGAGTTCGTCGGACCGACGGATGAAGGGATCCGCAAGCTCTTGATCAAGCGCGGCGGGCAGTTCCACGGCTTCGAGTACATCGACAATCCGTTGGACGTGATTGGTTGGGATGGCTCGGTGTATCCGTGGGTGTTCCCCATCTTGAACTTCCAGCCGCGCGCCGGCCTGGTGCACCTGCCCCCGACCTGGCACGGCACCTTCGCGTGTCGCGGCGGCTTGATTTGTAGCTTCGTTCCTCGCCTCGTGGATTTCCATCCGGAAGCCATCCCCTGTCCCTACCCGCACAGCAGCGTGGATGTGGATGAGTTCCTGTTCTACTGCGATGGCAACTTCACTTCGCGCCGCGGCATCCTGCCTGGGAGCATCTCTCATCACCCGGCGGGCATCGCGCACGGGCCGCATCCGGGGGCGTACGAAGCCAGTATCGGCAGTGAACGAACCAACGAGCTGGCCGTGATGCTCGACGTTCTCGAGCCACTGCAGCCCACCGCCGCGGCGCTGAACATCGAAGACCCGGGCTATCAAGACAGCTTCATCTGA